In one Lysobacter alkalisoli genomic region, the following are encoded:
- a CDS encoding M20 family metallopeptidase, with protein MDASQIEPALIERFVAGKWDDEIVPQLVEYIRIPNKSPMFDADWVAHGYMEDAVKLMTTWANAQGIPGMQLEVVRLEGRTPLIYIDIPAANGGSDDDCVLMYGHLDKQPEMTGWDDDLGPWKPVLRGDRLYGRGGADDGYAIYGSLTAVKALQEQKLPHSRCVVIIEACEESGSYDLPAYVDHLADRIGKPSLVVCLDSGCGNYDQLWCTTSLRGLAGGNLSVKVLDEGVHSGDASGIVPSSFRLLRQLLSRIEDENTGRIALDGLHVEIPAERIEQAKRAAEVLGTAVYDKFPLVGGLKPMHDDLAELVLNRTWRPALSVTGIGGIPSLDSAGNVLRPHTAVKLSLRLPPTLNGKQAGELLGEVLLRDPPNGAQVSLELEKASAGWNAPAMSPWLEKAIDTASREFYGRPAMYMGEGGSIPFMGMLGEKFPGAQFMITGVLGPHSNAHGPNEFLHIPMGKRVTACVARVIAEHHHASQRGETSGAAVVPDSGDRHGDHGCC; from the coding sequence ATGGACGCCAGCCAGATCGAGCCCGCCCTCATCGAACGCTTCGTCGCCGGCAAGTGGGACGACGAGATCGTTCCCCAGCTCGTCGAGTACATCCGCATCCCCAACAAGTCGCCGATGTTCGACGCCGACTGGGTCGCCCACGGCTACATGGAGGATGCGGTCAAGCTGATGACCACGTGGGCCAACGCCCAGGGCATCCCCGGCATGCAGCTGGAGGTGGTCCGGCTGGAAGGCCGTACCCCGCTGATCTACATCGACATCCCGGCCGCCAACGGCGGCAGTGACGATGACTGCGTGCTGATGTACGGCCACCTCGACAAGCAGCCGGAAATGACCGGCTGGGACGATGACCTCGGCCCGTGGAAGCCGGTGCTGCGCGGCGACAGACTGTACGGCCGCGGCGGCGCCGACGATGGCTACGCGATCTACGGCTCGCTGACCGCGGTCAAGGCCCTGCAGGAGCAGAAGCTGCCGCATTCGCGCTGCGTGGTCATCATCGAAGCCTGCGAGGAATCGGGCAGCTATGACCTGCCGGCCTACGTCGACCACCTCGCCGACCGCATCGGCAAGCCGTCGCTGGTGGTCTGCCTGGACTCGGGCTGCGGCAACTACGACCAGCTGTGGTGCACCACCTCGCTGCGTGGCCTGGCCGGCGGCAATCTGAGCGTGAAGGTGCTCGACGAGGGCGTGCACTCGGGCGATGCCTCCGGCATCGTGCCGTCGAGCTTCCGCCTGTTGCGCCAGCTGCTGTCGCGTATCGAGGACGAGAACACCGGCCGCATCGCCTTGGACGGCCTGCACGTCGAGATCCCGGCCGAGCGGATCGAGCAGGCGAAACGTGCCGCCGAAGTGCTCGGCACCGCCGTCTACGACAAATTCCCGCTGGTCGGCGGCCTCAAGCCGATGCATGACGACCTGGCCGAACTGGTGCTCAACCGCACCTGGCGCCCGGCGCTGTCGGTCACCGGCATCGGCGGCATCCCCTCGCTCGACTCGGCCGGCAACGTGCTGCGCCCGCATACCGCGGTCAAACTCTCGTTGCGGCTGCCGCCGACCCTGAACGGCAAGCAGGCCGGCGAACTGCTCGGCGAGGTACTGCTGCGCGACCCGCCCAACGGCGCGCAGGTCTCGCTGGAACTGGAGAAGGCCTCGGCCGGCTGGAACGCGCCGGCAATGTCGCCATGGCTGGAGAAGGCGATCGACACCGCCAGCCGCGAGTTCTACGGCCGGCCAGCGATGTACATGGGCGAAGGCGGCTCGATCCCGTTCATGGGCATGCTCGGCGAGAAGTTCCCCGGCGCCCAGTTCATGATCACCGGCGTGCTCGGCCCGCACTCGAATGCACATGGACCCAACGAGTTCCTGCACATCCCGATGGGCAAGCGCGTCACCGCCTGCGTCGCCCGCGTGATCGCCGAGCACCACCACGCCAGCCAGCGCGGCGAGACCAGCGGTGCCGCGGTGGTGCCTGACAGTGGCGACCGGCATGGGGATCACGGCTGCTGCTGA
- a CDS encoding ComEA family DNA-binding protein — protein sequence MKSLRLIFKSLALSLLLVGSVLTATAVAGEKVDINTADAATLEQLVNVGPAKAAAIVEYREANGPFRSAEELALVAGIGLKTVEKNLDLIEVGNTASRQPAARSGSSSAGSAAGR from the coding sequence ATGAAATCACTTCGCCTGATCTTCAAGTCCCTGGCCCTGTCGCTGCTGCTTGTCGGCAGTGTGCTGACCGCCACCGCCGTGGCCGGTGAGAAGGTCGACATCAATACCGCCGACGCCGCCACGCTCGAGCAGCTGGTCAATGTCGGGCCGGCCAAGGCTGCCGCGATCGTCGAGTATCGCGAGGCCAACGGCCCGTTCCGCAGCGCCGAGGAACTGGCCCTGGTCGCCGGCATCGGTCTGAAGACGGTCGAGAAGAACCTCGACCTGATCGAGGTCGGCAATACCGCCTCGCGTCAGCCCGCGGCCAGGAGCGGTTCGTCGTCGGCAGGAAGCGCAGCAGGTCGCTGA
- a CDS encoding HutD/Ves family protein, whose translation MQPVSEILPHSRVIPANACRRERWRNGLGWTREVLSGSIAGPPDDAGWDWRLSIAEIEAEAAYSRFEGVDREQMLLSGSGLRLIRAGGDTLLMPPHERVRFSGEEEMTAQPVDGRVEVVNLMWRRDRVEVASWHRPLVGPMVIFAEPRSTWAVHLIAGQARFDDDSGLPPLASGDTAIFAAGDARLRHVLDGGGEAWLIRLAARVQ comes from the coding sequence ATGCAGCCGGTTTCCGAAATCCTTCCGCACTCCCGGGTCATTCCTGCCAACGCCTGCCGCCGCGAGCGTTGGCGCAATGGTCTGGGCTGGACCCGTGAAGTCCTGTCCGGGAGCATTGCAGGGCCTCCCGATGACGCCGGTTGGGACTGGCGCCTGTCGATTGCCGAGATCGAGGCCGAGGCCGCTTACTCCCGCTTCGAGGGCGTCGATCGCGAACAGATGCTGCTGTCTGGCAGCGGCCTGCGCCTGATCCGTGCGGGGGGCGACACGCTCCTGATGCCTCCCCACGAGCGCGTGCGCTTCAGCGGTGAGGAGGAGATGACCGCGCAGCCGGTCGACGGCCGCGTCGAGGTGGTCAACCTGATGTGGCGGCGCGATCGGGTCGAGGTCGCGTCCTGGCACCGGCCGCTGGTCGGGCCGATGGTGATCTTCGCCGAACCCCGGAGTACCTGGGCGGTGCACCTGATCGCCGGCCAGGCCCGTTTCGACGACGATTCCGGCCTGCCACCGCTGGCCAGTGGCGATACCGCGATCTTCGCCGCAGGCGATGCCCGCCTGCGCCACGTGCTCGATGGTGGTGGTGAAGCCTGGTTGATCCGGCTCGCAGCGCGCGTTCAATAG
- a CDS encoding flavodoxin domain-containing protein produces the protein MSITTQGAPTAGAAISSAVRVRLGNAAVLLALLLTALAFARWQGGPWWIAMPPGERWWLAGATVLAYFGLCTVPLLRTRKRPAALDADEGESAVLLAWASQTGFAEQLAEHSASALRGVGIAARVHPLHEVDIEMLKRHRRALFIASTTGEGDPPDHALGFTRDVLGQAAALPGLQYAVLALGDRSYANFCAFGLQLDRWLQHSGARPLFDRVDVDAGDTGALRHWQYGLGQLAGRADLPDWCPPAYRPWRLHARRLLNAGSEGGPVYEIALVPEQAGELDWQAGDIAEIGPRHPAHEVTAWLHATGLDGDSEVHTDGAPTTLSALLSRARLPDPANVHDQNAQALAESLQPMPHREYSIASTAGEGRLHLLVRQVRHPDGRLGSGSGWLTAHAAGGDRIDLRIRRNPGFHLPADDRPLILVGNGTGLAGLRALVMARIERGHARNWLLFGERRAAFDFHHRDEIETWLHQGWLQRLDLAFSRDGGMLAADSGQALQAHPFERPYVQDLLRRQAGRLREWLDAGAAVYVCGSLQGMAPGVDAMLREQIGTETLEKMAADGRYRRDVY, from the coding sequence ATGAGCATCACCACGCAAGGCGCGCCGACGGCGGGCGCGGCCATTTCCAGCGCCGTGCGGGTGCGGCTCGGCAACGCCGCGGTCCTGCTGGCGTTGTTGCTGACCGCCCTCGCCTTCGCCCGGTGGCAAGGCGGGCCATGGTGGATCGCGATGCCACCCGGCGAGCGGTGGTGGCTGGCAGGTGCGACCGTTCTCGCCTACTTCGGGCTCTGCACCGTCCCGTTGCTGCGCACGCGAAAGCGTCCGGCGGCACTGGACGCTGACGAAGGCGAATCCGCCGTGCTGCTGGCCTGGGCGAGCCAGACCGGTTTCGCCGAACAGCTGGCCGAACACAGCGCCAGCGCATTGCGCGGTGTCGGGATCGCGGCACGGGTGCATCCCCTGCACGAGGTCGACATTGAAATGCTGAAACGGCACCGCCGCGCGTTGTTCATCGCCAGCACCACCGGCGAGGGCGACCCGCCCGACCATGCGCTCGGCTTCACCCGCGATGTGCTCGGCCAGGCTGCGGCTCTGCCCGGCCTGCAATATGCGGTGCTCGCGCTTGGCGACCGCAGCTACGCCAACTTCTGCGCATTCGGGCTGCAACTCGACCGCTGGCTGCAGCACAGCGGTGCGCGGCCGCTGTTCGACCGTGTCGATGTCGACGCTGGCGATACCGGCGCACTGCGCCACTGGCAATACGGCCTTGGTCAGCTCGCCGGTCGCGCCGACCTGCCCGACTGGTGTCCGCCTGCCTACCGGCCGTGGCGACTGCATGCCAGGCGACTCTTGAACGCAGGCAGCGAAGGCGGCCCGGTCTACGAGATCGCACTGGTGCCGGAACAGGCGGGCGAGCTCGACTGGCAGGCCGGCGACATCGCCGAGATCGGCCCGCGCCACCCCGCGCATGAGGTCACGGCATGGCTGCACGCAACCGGCCTCGACGGTGACAGCGAAGTCCATACCGATGGCGCACCCACGACGTTGTCGGCATTGCTGTCACGCGCACGCCTGCCCGATCCCGCCAACGTGCACGACCAGAACGCACAGGCACTCGCCGAGTCCCTGCAACCCATGCCCCATCGCGAATACTCGATCGCCTCGACGGCTGGCGAAGGCCGGCTGCACCTGCTGGTGCGGCAGGTGCGCCACCCCGATGGCCGCCTCGGCAGCGGCAGCGGCTGGCTGACCGCCCATGCGGCCGGTGGCGACCGCATCGACCTGCGCATCCGTCGCAACCCGGGGTTCCATCTTCCCGCCGACGACCGTCCGCTGATCCTGGTCGGCAACGGTACCGGCCTCGCCGGCCTGCGTGCGCTTGTGATGGCGCGGATCGAACGCGGCCACGCGCGCAACTGGCTGTTGTTCGGCGAGCGGCGTGCCGCTTTCGATTTCCACCATCGCGACGAGATCGAAACCTGGCTGCACCAAGGCTGGCTGCAGCGGCTGGACCTCGCGTTCTCGCGCGACGGCGGCATGCTCGCTGCCGACAGCGGACAGGCGCTGCAAGCCCACCCCTTCGAGCGTCCCTATGTGCAGGATCTGCTGCGACGGCAGGCCGGACGCCTGCGCGAATGGCTCGACGCGGGCGCCGCCGTGTACGTCTGTGGCAGCCTGCAGGGCATGGCGCCGGGCGTCGATGCGATGCTGCGCGAACAGATTGGTACGGAAACGCTGGAAAAGATGGCTGCCGACGGCCGCTACCGTCGCGACGTCTATTGA
- a CDS encoding FAD:protein FMN transferase, whose translation MNAITAQSPAPATLGGESMGTTWSVKLAAPPGANLHALHHGIQSVLDDVVAQMSNWEPDSDLARYNAARAGSWHALTDGFWRVLQAALEIAAASDGAFDPTVGALADTWGFGPSRRIDTSATALEAARSHMGWRRIELDAANHRALQPGGVRLDLCAIAKGHAVDAVAEHLRARGIANALVEVGGELSGYGRRPDGTPWRVLVEAWTGDEDGSAEPRVLALDGLAVATSGERWHHHQHDGIRASHTLDPRSGKPARDAPVAVTVVASDAMHADGWATALTVLGIHTGYELACARGLAARFIAPATDGHAERMTPAFNALLDG comes from the coding sequence ATGAACGCCATAACCGCCCAGAGCCCCGCTCCCGCCACCCTGGGTGGCGAGTCGATGGGCACCACCTGGTCGGTGAAGCTGGCCGCACCGCCAGGCGCGAACCTGCATGCCCTGCACCACGGCATCCAGTCGGTGCTCGACGATGTCGTTGCGCAGATGAGCAACTGGGAGCCGGATAGCGATCTGGCCCGCTACAACGCAGCCAGGGCCGGCAGCTGGCACGCTTTGACCGACGGTTTCTGGCGTGTGCTGCAGGCTGCGCTGGAGATCGCCGCCGCCAGCGACGGCGCCTTCGACCCGACCGTCGGTGCACTGGCCGATACCTGGGGCTTCGGCCCGTCGCGACGGATCGACACCTCGGCGACTGCACTCGAGGCCGCGCGCAGCCACATGGGCTGGCGCCGGATCGAACTCGACGCCGCCAACCACCGTGCCCTGCAGCCCGGCGGCGTGCGACTGGACCTGTGCGCGATCGCCAAGGGCCACGCGGTCGATGCCGTCGCCGAGCACCTGCGCGCGCGGGGCATTGCCAATGCTCTGGTTGAGGTCGGTGGCGAACTGTCCGGCTACGGCCGCAGGCCCGACGGCACGCCCTGGCGGGTGCTGGTCGAAGCCTGGACCGGCGACGAGGATGGCAGCGCCGAGCCTCGCGTGCTGGCACTGGACGGATTGGCCGTCGCCACCTCCGGCGAACGCTGGCATCACCACCAGCACGATGGCATCCGCGCCAGCCACACGCTCGATCCACGCAGCGGCAAACCAGCGCGCGATGCGCCTGTCGCGGTCACCGTTGTCGCCAGCGACGCCATGCACGCCGACGGCTGGGCCACAGCACTGACCGTGCTTGGTATTCACACGGGCTACGAACTGGCCTGCGCGCGCGGCCTGGCCGCACGCTTCATCGCCCCGGCGACGGACGGTCATGCCGAACGGATGACGCCAGCCTTCAATGCATTGCTGGACGGATGA
- a CDS encoding DUF4198 domain-containing protein, whose product MKTPSILAAALATTLAVAMPFSAFAHKAWLQPSQTVLAGNDPWITVDAAVSNDLFHFNHVPLRLDNLVITAPDGSNVALQNPATGKYRSVFDLQLVQQGTYRLAVVNSGLFGSWEENGQPKRWRGSVDTLATEVPKDAKNLRISQTMGRIETFVTNGAPNDTALELSGEGIEMQPLTHPNDLFAGEAAKFRLLIDGQPAAGLEIEIVRGSTRYRNAQDEIKLVTDAGGEFSVTWPEPGMYWLETTTQDGKTSVPQAEQRRLSYVATLEVLPQ is encoded by the coding sequence ATGAAGACCCCGTCGATCCTGGCTGCCGCACTGGCCACCACCCTTGCCGTCGCCATGCCGTTCTCGGCCTTCGCGCACAAGGCCTGGCTGCAACCGTCGCAGACGGTACTGGCCGGCAACGACCCGTGGATCACCGTCGACGCGGCGGTGTCCAACGACCTGTTCCATTTCAATCACGTGCCGCTGCGCCTCGACAACCTGGTCATCACCGCCCCGGACGGCAGCAACGTGGCATTGCAGAACCCGGCCACCGGCAAGTACCGCAGCGTGTTCGACCTGCAGCTCGTGCAGCAGGGCACCTACCGCCTGGCCGTGGTCAACAGCGGTCTGTTCGGCAGCTGGGAAGAGAACGGCCAGCCGAAGCGCTGGCGCGGCTCGGTGGACACCCTCGCCACCGAGGTGCCGAAGGACGCAAAGAACCTGCGGATTTCGCAGACGATGGGGCGCATCGAGACTTTCGTCACCAACGGCGCGCCGAACGACACCGCGTTGGAACTTTCCGGTGAAGGCATCGAGATGCAGCCGCTGACCCACCCCAACGACCTGTTCGCCGGCGAGGCCGCGAAGTTCCGCCTGCTGATCGACGGCCAGCCCGCCGCCGGGCTCGAGATCGAGATCGTGCGTGGCAGCACCCGCTACCGCAACGCGCAGGACGAGATCAAGCTCGTCACCGACGCCGGCGGCGAGTTCAGCGTGACCTGGCCGGAGCCCGGCATGTACTGGCTGGAGACCACGACCCAGGACGGGAAGACCTCGGTGCCGCAGGCGGAGCAGCGCCGCCTGAGCTACGTCGCCACGCTGGAAGTGCTGCCGCAGTAA
- a CDS encoding DUF2271 domain-containing protein: MRMKLTIALGGLLALPAHSAEIQLDVEIPQLNVAEYHRPYVAIWVEGADQKALANLAVWYQQKATSEGAGTKWLPDLRQWWRRSGRTLDVPVDGVTGPTRPVGTHTLKLDDNHPELKRLPAGDYTLVVEAAREVGGRELLKIPFKWRGASQGNARGSSELGEVSLKTRS, from the coding sequence ATGCGCATGAAACTCACCATCGCCCTGGGCGGGCTGCTCGCCCTGCCGGCCCACTCGGCCGAAATCCAGCTCGACGTGGAGATCCCGCAGCTCAACGTCGCCGAATACCACCGTCCGTACGTGGCGATCTGGGTCGAGGGCGCCGACCAGAAGGCGCTGGCCAACCTGGCCGTGTGGTACCAGCAGAAGGCGACCTCCGAGGGAGCCGGCACCAAGTGGTTGCCCGACCTGCGCCAATGGTGGCGCCGCAGCGGCCGCACGCTGGACGTGCCGGTGGACGGCGTGACCGGCCCGACCCGCCCGGTCGGCACCCACACGCTCAAGCTCGACGACAACCACCCCGAACTGAAGCGGTTGCCAGCCGGCGACTACACCCTGGTGGTCGAGGCCGCGCGCGAGGTCGGCGGCCGCGAGCTGCTGAAGATCCCGTTCAAGTGGCGCGGCGCCAGCCAGGGCAACGCCCGGGGCAGCAGCGAGCTGGGCGAAGTGTCCCTGAAGACCCGCTCCTGA
- a CDS encoding PepSY-associated TM helix domain-containing protein — protein MDTAQPDLARQQRRGFWLRTLHQWHWISSAVCLVGMLLFAITGITLNHSGAIEATPQTLNRIVEMPEPVLQALGEREQGHAPLPASVGDWLNETLPVSIGRQHAEWSADEVYLSLPRPGGDAWLSIDRGSGEVEYERTDRGWVAWLNDLHKGRNTGTAWSWFIDVFAAACVVFCVTGLLLLQIHARQRRMTWPVVGLGLVLPLLLALIFIH, from the coding sequence ATGGACACCGCCCAACCCGACCTCGCCCGCCAGCAGCGCCGCGGTTTCTGGCTGCGCACGCTGCACCAGTGGCACTGGATCAGCTCGGCGGTGTGCCTGGTCGGGATGCTGCTGTTTGCGATCACCGGCATCACCCTGAATCACTCGGGCGCGATCGAGGCCACGCCGCAAACCCTCAATCGCATCGTCGAGATGCCGGAACCGGTGCTGCAGGCGCTGGGTGAGCGCGAGCAAGGCCATGCACCGCTGCCGGCGAGCGTGGGTGACTGGCTCAACGAAACGCTGCCGGTCTCGATCGGCCGGCAGCACGCCGAATGGTCGGCCGACGAAGTCTACCTGTCGCTTCCGCGCCCCGGCGGCGACGCCTGGCTCAGCATCGACCGCGGCAGCGGCGAGGTCGAGTACGAACGCACCGACCGCGGCTGGGTCGCCTGGCTCAACGACCTGCACAAGGGTCGCAACACCGGCACAGCCTGGAGCTGGTTCATCGACGTGTTCGCCGCGGCGTGCGTGGTGTTCTGTGTGACCGGCCTGCTGCTGTTGCAGATACACGCCCGCCAGCGGCGCATGACCTGGCCTGTCGTCGGCCTGGGCCTGGTATTGCCGCTGTTGCTGGCATTGATCTTCATCCACTGA
- a CDS encoding TonB-dependent receptor domain-containing protein yields the protein MTKRSPAISPMAGAIFLALVSTLPPAHARTPLMATAAADANTLDTVVVTAAGFEQKITDAPASISVVTREELSLRPYTNLIDALRDIEGIDIGLESTDKNGNASISMRGMPSDYTLVLINGRRQSNVGDIYPNGFGGGQFSFIPPLDYVDRIEIVRGPMSTLYGSDAMGGVINIITRKVPQQWEGSVTLGHTWQQESEFGDARTIDLYAAGPLVADKLGLALRGSWYDRDASNPEWESLPLPDGSRWDRSLGFGSGGRRVANTNWHGGLSLSFTPSENHDLVLDYDASRQKYDNRQGQTGTLDGLESLWRSGNAVIPNPDFDPSQPAGPDNPETVIRRVVQPRVGYTEYQRYERDQLALTHIGRWDIGTSTSSLMYSRSSNLGRSQPLSIAERGQLQALWNEVCARHGEDGYCDNGMGAAGIAARDLSADELARLGAFLPRALRPLEVEGWLFDTRLEMPLGRHLLTVGGQYNNVDMEDGTFGMVDGDYVAGTTQKHRQWAVFGEDNWSLTDALTLTAGLRYDDHNIFGDHLSPRGYLVWTASENWTLKGGISTGYKTPKPNQLHPGITGFGAQGVIPFVGTPGLQPETSTNTEIAAYFDNLDGLSFNATAFFNKFKDKITSGEQVANCEVAAAGEPCVDIGPGWAALGYTSFRQSTNVDRAETYGVELAARWAINPAWTLRGNYTWTESEQNSGTNKGKPIAGNPARHMLNAGLDWRASDSITVSLTSEARSKRYRGTDALTGRDTWYEDYALLNLGASWQVNEWLRFNARINNLLDKDFVSQTCELVATGDAYDCIDDYLIKDQRRSLWLSMNVKF from the coding sequence ATGACCAAGCGCTCTCCTGCCATCTCACCGATGGCGGGCGCGATCTTCCTCGCGCTCGTTTCCACCCTGCCACCCGCCCATGCCCGGACGCCGCTGATGGCGACGGCCGCCGCCGATGCCAACACCCTCGACACGGTGGTCGTGACCGCCGCCGGCTTCGAGCAGAAGATCACCGATGCCCCGGCCAGCATCAGCGTGGTCACCCGCGAGGAGCTGTCGCTGCGTCCCTACACCAACCTGATCGATGCGCTGCGCGACATCGAGGGCATCGATATCGGCCTGGAGAGCACCGACAAGAACGGCAACGCCTCGATCAGCATGCGCGGCATGCCGTCGGACTACACCCTGGTGCTGATCAACGGACGCCGCCAGAGCAACGTCGGCGACATCTACCCGAACGGCTTCGGCGGCGGCCAGTTCTCCTTCATCCCGCCGCTGGACTACGTGGACCGGATCGAGATCGTGCGCGGTCCGATGTCGACCCTGTACGGCTCCGATGCGATGGGCGGCGTGATCAACATCATCACCCGCAAGGTGCCGCAGCAGTGGGAAGGCTCGGTCACCCTCGGCCACACCTGGCAACAGGAGAGTGAGTTCGGTGACGCACGCACGATCGACCTGTACGCGGCCGGCCCTCTGGTGGCCGACAAGCTCGGCCTGGCCTTGCGCGGCAGCTGGTACGACCGCGACGCCTCCAACCCGGAATGGGAGTCCCTGCCCCTGCCCGATGGCAGCCGCTGGGACCGCTCGCTTGGTTTCGGCAGTGGCGGCCGCCGGGTCGCCAACACCAACTGGCATGGCGGCCTGAGCCTGTCGTTCACGCCCAGCGAGAACCACGACCTGGTGCTCGACTACGACGCCTCGCGCCAGAAGTACGACAACAGGCAGGGTCAGACCGGCACCCTCGATGGCCTCGAGTCGCTGTGGCGCAGTGGCAATGCCGTGATCCCCAATCCGGACTTCGATCCCTCGCAACCGGCCGGCCCGGACAACCCGGAAACCGTCATCCGCCGCGTCGTCCAGCCACGCGTGGGATACACGGAGTATCAGCGTTACGAGCGCGATCAGCTCGCCCTGACCCACATCGGCCGCTGGGACATCGGCACCAGCACCAGCAGCCTGATGTACAGCCGCTCCAGCAACCTCGGCCGCTCGCAGCCGCTGAGCATCGCCGAGCGCGGCCAGCTGCAGGCGTTGTGGAACGAGGTCTGCGCACGCCATGGCGAAGACGGCTACTGCGACAACGGCATGGGGGCCGCCGGCATCGCCGCCCGCGACCTGAGCGCGGATGAGCTGGCCCGCCTCGGCGCCTTCCTGCCGCGCGCGCTGCGCCCGCTCGAAGTCGAGGGCTGGCTGTTCGACACCCGGCTGGAGATGCCGTTGGGCCGCCACCTGCTGACCGTTGGCGGCCAGTACAACAACGTCGACATGGAAGACGGCACCTTCGGCATGGTCGACGGCGACTACGTCGCCGGCACCACCCAGAAGCATCGCCAGTGGGCGGTATTCGGCGAGGACAACTGGAGCCTGACCGATGCGCTGACCCTGACCGCCGGCCTGCGCTACGACGACCACAACATCTTCGGCGACCACCTCAGCCCGCGCGGCTATCTGGTCTGGACCGCCAGCGAGAACTGGACGCTCAAGGGCGGCATCAGCACCGGCTACAAGACGCCCAAGCCGAACCAGCTGCACCCGGGCATCACCGGCTTCGGCGCACAGGGCGTGATCCCGTTCGTCGGCACTCCGGGCCTGCAGCCGGAAACCAGTACCAACACCGAGATCGCGGCCTACTTCGACAACCTGGACGGCTTGAGCTTCAACGCCACCGCGTTCTTCAACAAGTTCAAGGACAAGATCACCAGCGGTGAGCAGGTCGCCAACTGCGAGGTCGCCGCCGCTGGCGAACCCTGCGTGGACATCGGCCCGGGCTGGGCCGCACTGGGCTACACCAGCTTCCGCCAGAGCACCAACGTCGACCGCGCCGAGACATACGGTGTCGAACTGGCCGCACGCTGGGCGATCAATCCGGCCTGGACGCTGCGCGGCAACTACACCTGGACCGAATCCGAGCAGAACAGCGGCACCAACAAAGGCAAGCCGATCGCCGGCAACCCGGCCCGTCACATGCTCAATGCCGGCCTGGACTGGCGTGCCAGCGACAGCATCACCGTCTCGCTGACTTCGGAGGCACGCTCCAAACGCTACCGGGGCACCGACGCGTTGACCGGCCGTGACACCTGGTACGAGGACTACGCCCTGCTCAACCTCGGTGCGTCCTGGCAGGTCAACGAATGGCTGCGCTTCAACGCCCGCATCAACAACCTGCTGGACAAGGACTTCGTCAGCCAGACCTGCGAGCTGGTCGCGACCGGCGATGCCTACGACTGTATCGACGACTACCTGATCAAGGACCAGCGCCGGAGTCTCTGGTTGTCGATGAACGTGAAGTTCTGA
- a CDS encoding Rieske (2Fe-2S) protein, whose amino-acid sequence MGDWVSVCGTSQLLPGESTVVWDGDTPILVLNYDGDFYALEDKCSHEDFELSAGPFDGEEATIECVLHGSKFDIRDGRCLNPPAYTPVVKFPIKVEDGIVWTRDDRD is encoded by the coding sequence ATGGGCGACTGGGTCAGCGTCTGCGGCACCTCCCAACTGCTTCCCGGCGAATCGACCGTGGTCTGGGACGGCGACACGCCGATCCTGGTCCTCAACTACGACGGCGACTTCTACGCGCTGGAGGACAAGTGCTCGCATGAGGACTTCGAACTGTCCGCCGGCCCCTTCGACGGCGAGGAAGCGACGATCGAATGCGTGCTGCACGGTTCGAAGTTCGACATCCGCGATGGCCGCTGCCTCAACCCGCCCGCCTATACGCCGGTGGTGAAGTTCCCGATCAAGGTCGAGGACGGCATCGTCTGGACCCGCGACGACCGCGACTGA
- a CDS encoding GNAT family N-acetyltransferase, with translation MHELNFRLAEEADIPALVELVTSSYRGDASRAGWTTEADLLDGNRIDPDVLRHDIQRPRSHVIIAERDGAMIACAHVADDDGAGYFGMFSVAPTAQGNGLGRAVLAEAERVVREDLDLATMRMTVIDVREELIAWYERRGYRRTGIRKPFPYGDERFGIPKRDDLRFEVLEKTL, from the coding sequence ATGCACGAACTGAATTTCCGCCTCGCCGAAGAGGCCGACATCCCCGCCCTGGTCGAACTCGTCACCTCGTCGTACCGCGGCGACGCGAGCCGTGCCGGCTGGACCACCGAAGCCGACCTGCTCGACGGCAACCGCATCGATCCGGACGTCCTGCGCCACGACATCCAGCGTCCGCGCAGCCACGTCATCATCGCCGAGCGCGACGGCGCGATGATCGCCTGCGCTCACGTCGCCGATGACGATGGCGCCGGCTACTTCGGCATGTTCTCGGTCGCGCCGACGGCACAGGGCAACGGCCTTGGCCGCGCGGTGCTGGCGGAGGCCGAACGCGTCGTCCGCGAGGATCTCGACCTGGCGACGATGCGGATGACCGTGATCGACGTGCGTGAGGAGCTGATCGCCTGGTACGAGCGCCGCGGCTACCGGCGCACCGGGATCAGGAAGCCGTTCCCGTACGGCGACGAACGCTTCGGCATTCCAAAACGCGACGACCTGCGCTTCGAAGTCCTGGAAAAGACCCTTTGA